A section of the Malania oleifera isolate guangnan ecotype guangnan chromosome 2, ASM2987363v1, whole genome shotgun sequence genome encodes:
- the LOC131147822 gene encoding HVA22-like protein f isoform X1 yields the protein MGLLGTIARHMDALVGPTVMLLFPLYASMRAIESPSTVDDQQWLTYWILYSFLTLFELSCWKILAWLPFWPYMKLLFCLWLVLPIFNGAAYIYEKFVRKYINIRGQLSSNYPEGPKKALQMLSFDARKSVERYITKHGPDAFDKVVKVAEKEARKQRD from the exons ATGGGTCTTCTTGGGACGATTGCAAGACACATGGATGCGTTGGTGGG GCCGACAGTGATGCTTCTTTTTCCATT ATATGCCTCAATGCGAGCCATCGAGAGCCCATCCACGGTGGATGATCAACAGTGGTTGACATATTGGATTTTATACTCGTTTCTAACCTTATTTGAGCTCTCCTGTTGGAAAATTCTGGCTTG GCTTCCATTTTGGCCATACATGAAACTTTTGTTCTGCCTGTGGTTGGTTCTGCCAATTTTCAATGGGGCAGCTTATATATATGAGAAATTCGTGCGCAAGTACATCAACATTAGGGGCCAACTGAGCTCTAACTATCCCGAGGGGCCCAAGAAGGCTCTGCAGATGTTGAGCTTCGATGCCAGGAAGAGCGTCGAGCGCTATATAACCAAACACGGACCAGACGCCTTTGATAAGGTTGTCAAAGTG GCTGAAAAAGAAGCAAGAAAACAACGAGATTAA
- the LOC131147822 gene encoding HVA22-like protein f isoform X2, giving the protein MGLLGTIARHMDALVGYASMRAIESPSTVDDQQWLTYWILYSFLTLFELSCWKILAWLPFWPYMKLLFCLWLVLPIFNGAAYIYEKFVRKYINIRGQLSSNYPEGPKKALQMLSFDARKSVERYITKHGPDAFDKVVKVAEKEARKQRD; this is encoded by the exons ATGGGTCTTCTTGGGACGATTGCAAGACACATGGATGCGTTGGTGGG ATATGCCTCAATGCGAGCCATCGAGAGCCCATCCACGGTGGATGATCAACAGTGGTTGACATATTGGATTTTATACTCGTTTCTAACCTTATTTGAGCTCTCCTGTTGGAAAATTCTGGCTTG GCTTCCATTTTGGCCATACATGAAACTTTTGTTCTGCCTGTGGTTGGTTCTGCCAATTTTCAATGGGGCAGCTTATATATATGAGAAATTCGTGCGCAAGTACATCAACATTAGGGGCCAACTGAGCTCTAACTATCCCGAGGGGCCCAAGAAGGCTCTGCAGATGTTGAGCTTCGATGCCAGGAAGAGCGTCGAGCGCTATATAACCAAACACGGACCAGACGCCTTTGATAAGGTTGTCAAAGTG GCTGAAAAAGAAGCAAGAAAACAACGAGATTAA